In Achromobacter xylosoxidans A8, a single window of DNA contains:
- a CDS encoding metallophosphoesterase has translation MTHSNFSRQPLGARLFSFAVVADTHVNESEDTCASPFATNARANARARHVFADIAALDPAPAFTIHLGDIVHPVPSMPSFEEAAGRFKAIAGQIDMPLHLVPGNHDVGDKRIDWMPADIVCDDYLDKYRQVFGPDYYAVDHGGARFLFLNSLLFNSGLAADAAQRAWIDEQLAGASGRVFVSLHYPPYLHDADERGSYDNIDEPGRGWLLSRLADPRVEAVFAGHVHNFWYDVIGRAEIYMLPSTAFLRHDFSEFYRVPPADEFGRGDVEKFGYFIVDVHEQGHVAKLIRTHGAMRGVADDGKAAARTLPTVHTKTAACDGIAVEMRHPWAEIVEIPCTGGVQEFGRKLARNDYPLMSMWEMGLRTLKIPVQDLRDDKTLRRARLMSDVGHRFVLTSLGLPDAKLLQQARQHGVAIAAIEINLNAQALADAGAALQRLREHTDARLLYCKIRTGADDEHFDGKHYSHFVNTGLRASELEAAQTALLPHFAQKNLDGFTVRLDWGADLIATHQQLASQARDWGATVNVGVKLADRLAAANDDDTAIAALVAEAFLAARTTDTVSYSFDTFMDVDRGYFPRNGLIDRRYDPRPAGLALAALNAVFAGQAANDGSVERIDGEAGLRLCRYQSGGQTYELAYGCGPALQRQVEAGAFTRVVDLTAQRVLQAGDDWTGYARLPLPDQALLLIQRN, from the coding sequence ATGACGCATTCCAATTTTTCCCGCCAGCCGCTGGGCGCCCGCTTATTCAGCTTTGCCGTCGTGGCCGACACGCATGTCAACGAATCCGAAGACACCTGCGCATCGCCCTTTGCCACCAACGCCCGCGCCAATGCCCGCGCGCGGCACGTCTTCGCCGACATTGCCGCCCTCGATCCCGCCCCCGCCTTCACGATCCACCTGGGCGACATCGTCCACCCGGTGCCCAGCATGCCCTCGTTCGAGGAGGCCGCCGGCCGCTTCAAGGCCATCGCCGGGCAGATCGACATGCCCCTGCACCTGGTGCCCGGCAACCATGACGTCGGCGACAAGCGCATCGACTGGATGCCGGCCGACATCGTCTGCGACGACTACCTCGACAAGTACCGCCAGGTGTTCGGGCCGGACTACTACGCGGTGGACCATGGCGGCGCCCGCTTCCTGTTCCTGAACTCCCTGCTGTTCAACTCCGGACTGGCGGCGGATGCCGCGCAACGCGCCTGGATCGATGAGCAACTTGCAGGCGCCAGCGGCCGCGTGTTCGTGTCGCTGCACTATCCGCCCTATCTGCACGATGCGGACGAGCGCGGCTCCTACGACAACATCGACGAGCCCGGCCGCGGCTGGCTGCTGTCGCGCCTGGCCGATCCGCGCGTGGAGGCCGTTTTCGCCGGCCACGTCCACAACTTCTGGTATGACGTCATCGGCCGCGCGGAGATCTACATGCTGCCGTCCACCGCCTTCCTGCGGCATGACTTCTCGGAGTTCTATCGCGTGCCGCCGGCGGACGAATTCGGCCGCGGCGACGTCGAGAAATTCGGCTATTTCATCGTTGACGTGCACGAGCAGGGCCATGTGGCCAAGCTGATCCGTACGCATGGCGCCATGCGCGGCGTAGCCGATGACGGCAAGGCGGCGGCGCGCACCCTGCCCACGGTCCACACCAAGACCGCCGCCTGCGACGGCATCGCGGTCGAGATGCGACACCCCTGGGCCGAAATCGTCGAGATCCCCTGCACCGGCGGCGTGCAGGAATTCGGCCGCAAGCTGGCGCGCAACGACTACCCCCTGATGTCCATGTGGGAGATGGGGCTGCGCACCCTCAAGATTCCGGTGCAGGACCTGCGCGACGACAAGACGCTGCGCCGCGCCCGCCTCATGTCCGACGTCGGCCACCGCTTCGTGCTGACCTCGCTAGGCCTGCCGGACGCCAAACTGCTGCAACAGGCGCGCCAGCACGGCGTGGCCATCGCAGCCATCGAGATCAACCTCAACGCCCAGGCGCTGGCGGACGCGGGCGCGGCCTTGCAGCGCCTGCGCGAACATACCGACGCCCGCCTGCTCTATTGCAAGATCAGGACCGGCGCGGACGACGAGCACTTCGACGGCAAGCACTACAGCCATTTCGTCAACACGGGACTGCGCGCCTCCGAACTGGAGGCGGCCCAAACCGCCCTGTTGCCGCACTTCGCGCAGAAGAACCTGGACGGTTTCACCGTGCGCCTGGACTGGGGCGCCGACCTCATTGCCACGCATCAGCAACTGGCCAGCCAGGCGCGGGACTGGGGCGCGACCGTGAACGTGGGCGTCAAGCTGGCCGACCGCCTGGCAGCGGCGAACGACGACGACACCGCCATCGCCGCGCTGGTGGCCGAAGCCTTCCTGGCGGCCCGGACCACCGACACGGTCAGCTACTCCTTCGACACCTTCATGGACGTGGACCGGGGCTACTTTCCGCGCAACGGCCTGATCGACCGCCGCTACGATCCGCGGCCGGCCGGACTGGCGCTGGCGGCATTGAACGCAGTCTTCGCAGGCCAAGCCGCGAACGACGGATCGGTTGAACGGATCGACGGCGAGGCCGGCCTGCGCCTGTGCCGCTACCAGTCTGGCGGGCAGACCTATGAACTGGCCTACGGCTGCGGCCCGGCGCTGCAACGCCAGGTCGAGGCTGGCGCATTCACGCGCGTCGTCGATCTGACGGCCCAACGCGTGCTGCAAGCAGGGGACGATTGGACCGGGTACGCGCGCCTGCCTCTGCCCGACCAGGCATTGCTGCTAATCCAGCGCAACTGA
- a CDS encoding IclR family transcriptional regulator, with translation MHSKTPLNYELESRASLEAHPRFASTLSNGLDVLKCFSASEPQLGNKEIAEMLGLTRPTVSRLTFTLVGLGYLRRDERTGKYSLGPAVLTLGYPLLVHLTLRQLAAHDMIELARYAKGPVSMAIRDRLQVVYVETVHDGASNASRPDIGSARPLLRTATGRALLYAQTPQERELICGRLAEEYPEDWERFGPSLQPAFEAIDQHGFCVVSKDWRAELCGIATPMRYRSNDLPLAFNVTIPSDNLDEKHVYETLGPRLRTLVKNLEYRIGIM, from the coding sequence ATGCATTCCAAAACCCCGCTCAACTACGAACTCGAATCCCGCGCCTCGCTGGAAGCGCACCCGCGATTTGCCTCCACGCTCTCCAATGGCCTGGACGTGCTCAAGTGTTTTTCTGCGTCCGAGCCGCAGTTGGGCAACAAGGAAATCGCCGAAATGCTCGGGCTGACGCGCCCGACCGTGTCCAGACTGACCTTCACCCTGGTGGGCCTGGGTTATCTGCGGCGCGACGAACGCACCGGCAAGTACTCGCTGGGTCCGGCCGTGCTGACGCTGGGCTATCCCTTGCTGGTGCACCTGACGCTGCGGCAGCTGGCGGCGCACGACATGATCGAACTGGCGCGCTATGCCAAGGGGCCGGTGTCCATGGCCATCCGCGACCGCCTGCAGGTGGTCTACGTGGAAACGGTGCACGACGGCGCGTCGAACGCCTCGCGCCCGGATATCGGGTCGGCGCGCCCCTTGCTGCGCACCGCCACTGGGCGCGCGCTGCTCTACGCGCAGACGCCGCAAGAGCGCGAGCTCATCTGCGGCCGCCTGGCCGAGGAGTATCCGGAGGACTGGGAGCGTTTCGGACCGTCATTGCAGCCGGCGTTCGAGGCCATCGATCAGCACGGCTTCTGCGTGGTCAGCAAGGATTGGCGGGCCGAGCTGTGCGGCATCGCCACGCCCATGCGCTATCGATCCAATGACCTGCCGCTGGCCTTCAACGTGACGATTCCGTCCGACAACCTGGACGAAAAGCATGTCTACGAAACCCTGGGCCCGCGCCTGCGGACCCTGGTCAAGAACCTGGAGTACCGCATCGGGATCATGTGA
- a CDS encoding BPTD_2524 family lipoprotein: MYWKLVAASALALGLAGCSMGISSGGSSPHSEFKAPVSFKDAYDAAIRQANACLRSTDNAYRVVDTLNESAQSGVVQVLAPYSDNEMTRVELKAAGPKTTDVRIAVWGKGTWDAAAMRAMQDAVYYSLVSCSSYMPLDPRPPVKPSRDLPN, from the coding sequence ATGTACTGGAAACTGGTCGCGGCTTCGGCGCTGGCCCTGGGCCTGGCAGGCTGCTCGATGGGCATTTCGTCCGGCGGTTCGTCGCCGCACAGCGAATTCAAGGCTCCGGTGAGCTTCAAGGACGCCTACGACGCGGCGATCCGGCAGGCCAATGCCTGCCTGCGCAGCACCGACAACGCCTACCGCGTGGTGGACACCCTGAACGAAAGCGCGCAGTCCGGCGTGGTGCAGGTGCTGGCGCCCTACAGCGACAACGAGATGACGCGGGTCGAATTGAAGGCGGCCGGCCCCAAGACCACCGATGTGCGCATCGCGGTGTGGGGCAAGGGCACCTGGGACGCGGCCGCCATGCGCGCGATGCAGGACGCGGTCTATTACAGCCTGGTGTCGTGCAGCAGCTACATGCCGCTGGACCCGCGTCCGCCGGTCAAGCCCTCGCGCGACCTGCCCAACTGA
- a CDS encoding PaaI family thioesterase: MTAPSTTQTDYFGLTIPFMHFVGLVPESIAPAYARTSLPWRADLTNSRGDVHGGTLMSVLDFTLSAAARGSADGTEGMATIDMNTSFLSPGTGDLVIEARCLRRGASIAFCEGEVRRADGELVARATATFKIIRRRPGGD, encoded by the coding sequence ATGACTGCACCCTCAACCACCCAAACCGACTACTTCGGCCTGACCATTCCCTTCATGCATTTCGTCGGCCTGGTGCCCGAGAGCATCGCGCCGGCCTACGCCCGCACCTCGCTGCCCTGGCGCGCCGACCTGACCAACAGCCGCGGCGACGTGCATGGCGGCACGCTGATGAGCGTGCTGGACTTCACCCTCAGCGCCGCCGCGCGCGGCTCGGCCGACGGCACCGAAGGCATGGCCACCATAGACATGAACACCTCGTTCCTGTCGCCCGGCACGGGCGACCTGGTAATCGAGGCACGCTGCCTGCGCCGCGGCGCCTCGATCGCTTTCTGCGAAGGCGAGGTACGCCGCGCCGACGGTGAATTGGTGGCGCGCGCCACCGCCACGTTCAAGATCATCCGCCGCCGTCCTGGCGGCGACTGA
- the dinB gene encoding DNA polymerase IV, translating into MNELRKIVHVDMDAFYASVEQRDNPDLRGKPVVVAWTGPRSVVCAASYEARRFGIHSAMSAARAERLCPHAIYVPPDFNRYRDVSRQVRQIFARHTDLIEPLSLDEAYLDVTINKLGLPSATEVAQVIRHQIREETGLTASAGVAPNKFLAKIASDWNKPDGLFVVRPAKVLAFLEPLPVRKVPGVGKVTQARLEQLGIHTVGDLATHSAQELEHYFGRYGRRLYELARGIDEREVQTDQPLQQVSSETTFSQDIRLDAVGEAIDRMAERVWDQALKKGALGRTVVLKLKTDRFRILTRSQTSPGPPGSAAELAAVARLLCERVDLPPETLYRLAGVGMSNFADPQEQTRQPDLFGGAF; encoded by the coding sequence ATGAATGAATTACGCAAGATCGTGCACGTGGACATGGACGCGTTCTACGCGTCCGTGGAGCAGCGCGACAACCCGGACCTGCGCGGCAAGCCCGTGGTCGTGGCCTGGACCGGGCCGCGCTCGGTGGTGTGCGCCGCGTCCTACGAGGCGCGGCGTTTCGGCATCCATTCGGCCATGTCCGCGGCCCGGGCCGAGCGCCTGTGCCCGCATGCGATCTACGTGCCGCCGGATTTCAACCGCTATCGGGATGTCTCGCGCCAGGTCAGGCAGATCTTCGCCCGCCATACCGACCTGATCGAACCCTTGTCGCTGGACGAGGCCTACCTCGACGTCACGATCAACAAGCTGGGGCTGCCTTCGGCCACCGAGGTCGCGCAGGTCATCCGGCACCAGATCCGCGAGGAAACCGGACTGACGGCCTCGGCCGGCGTCGCGCCCAATAAATTCCTGGCCAAGATCGCGTCCGACTGGAACAAGCCGGACGGCCTCTTCGTGGTCCGGCCCGCCAAGGTGCTGGCCTTCCTGGAACCCTTGCCGGTGCGCAAGGTGCCGGGCGTGGGCAAGGTGACGCAGGCGCGCCTGGAGCAGTTGGGCATCCATACGGTGGGGGACCTGGCCACGCACAGCGCCCAGGAACTGGAGCACTATTTCGGCCGCTACGGCCGGCGCCTGTACGAACTGGCGCGCGGCATCGACGAGCGCGAGGTGCAGACCGACCAGCCCTTGCAGCAGGTCTCGTCGGAGACCACGTTCTCGCAGGACATCCGGCTGGACGCGGTGGGCGAGGCCATCGACCGCATGGCGGAACGGGTGTGGGACCAGGCGCTGAAGAAGGGCGCCTTGGGCCGCACCGTGGTGCTCAAGCTGAAGACGGACCGTTTCCGCATCCTGACGCGCAGCCAGACCAGCCCGGGTCCGCCCGGATCGGCGGCGGAGCTGGCAGCCGTTGCCAGGCTGCTATGCGAGCGCGTGGATTTGCCGCCGGAGACGTTGTACCGGCTGGCGGGGGTGGGGATGAGCAACTTCGCCGACCCGCAGGAGCAAACGCGCCAGCCCGATCTGTTCGGGGGCGCGTTCTGA
- a CDS encoding GatB/YqeY domain-containing protein, producing the protein MSTATLKTRLSDAVKDAMRAKAAERLTTLRFLLAAVKQKEVDERRDLNDAEITAIIEKQVKQRRESIAAFEQAGRTETAEQEKAELLVLQEFLPQAATPEEVAAAIDAALAEVAAQGVTGAPAMGKVMALLKQALAGRADMTALSQQVKARLA; encoded by the coding sequence ATGAGCACTGCTACGCTCAAGACCCGCCTCTCCGATGCCGTCAAGGACGCGATGCGCGCCAAGGCCGCCGAACGCCTGACCACGCTGCGCTTCCTGCTGGCGGCCGTCAAGCAGAAGGAAGTGGACGAACGCCGCGACCTGAACGACGCCGAGATCACCGCCATCATCGAAAAGCAGGTCAAGCAGCGCCGCGAGTCCATCGCCGCGTTCGAACAGGCCGGCCGCACCGAAACCGCCGAACAGGAAAAGGCCGAACTGCTGGTGCTGCAGGAGTTCCTGCCGCAAGCCGCCACGCCCGAGGAAGTCGCGGCCGCCATCGACGCCGCGCTGGCCGAAGTGGCCGCCCAAGGCGTGACCGGCGCGCCCGCCATGGGCAAGGTCATGGCCCTGCTGAAGCAGGCCCTGGCCGGCCGCGCCGACATGACCGCGCTGTCCCAGCAAGTGAAGGCCCGCCTGGCCTGA
- a CDS encoding beta-ketoacyl-ACP synthase has product MKRVVITGMAGISALGNDWASVQQAFQAGRSAIRVMPDWSRYAELNTRLAGPIDAFRTPAHWTRKQLRSMGRVSQLAVRAAELALDDAALLGDPRIADGRMGVACGSSVGSTAEIRAFGNMLLNGVTDDLNANSYVRMMPHTTAANVGIFFELKGRIIPTSSACTSGSQGIGYAYEAIRYGRQELMLAGGAEELCASEALVFDALYATSQKNDTPELTPRPYDRDRDGLVIGEGGGMLVLESLDHALARGARIHAEIVGFGSNSDGTHITRPEASTMRIAMEMALADASLPPEAIGYVNGHGTATEQGDIAETQATHGLFGSRMPISSQKSYLGHTLGACGVLESWFSIEMLNRDWYAPTLNLRNVDPRCGELDYLTEGRGMSNEYVMNNNFAFGGINTSLIFRRWR; this is encoded by the coding sequence ATGAAGCGCGTCGTCATCACCGGCATGGCCGGCATCAGCGCGCTCGGCAACGACTGGGCCAGCGTGCAGCAGGCGTTCCAGGCGGGCCGCAGCGCGATCCGCGTCATGCCCGACTGGTCGCGCTACGCCGAACTCAATACCCGCCTGGCAGGCCCCATCGACGCCTTCCGGACGCCCGCGCACTGGACCCGCAAGCAGCTGCGCAGCATGGGCCGGGTTTCCCAGCTGGCGGTGCGGGCGGCCGAGCTGGCGCTGGATGACGCGGCGCTGCTGGGCGATCCGCGCATCGCCGACGGCCGCATGGGCGTGGCCTGCGGCTCCTCGGTGGGCAGCACGGCGGAAATCCGCGCCTTCGGCAACATGCTGCTCAATGGGGTGACGGACGACCTGAACGCCAACTCCTATGTCCGCATGATGCCCCACACGACCGCGGCCAACGTCGGCATCTTCTTCGAACTGAAGGGCCGCATCATTCCGACGTCCAGCGCCTGCACCTCGGGCAGCCAGGGCATAGGCTATGCCTACGAGGCCATCCGCTACGGCCGCCAGGAGCTGATGCTGGCGGGCGGCGCGGAAGAGCTCTGCGCCAGCGAAGCCCTGGTGTTCGACGCGCTCTATGCGACCAGCCAGAAGAACGACACGCCCGAGCTCACGCCCCGCCCCTACGACCGCGACCGCGACGGCCTGGTGATCGGCGAAGGCGGCGGCATGCTGGTGCTGGAATCGCTGGACCATGCGCTGGCGCGCGGCGCGCGCATCCACGCGGAAATCGTCGGCTTCGGCAGCAATTCGGACGGCACCCACATCACGCGGCCCGAGGCCAGCACCATGCGCATCGCCATGGAAATGGCGCTGGCCGACGCCAGCCTGCCGCCCGAGGCCATCGGCTACGTCAACGGCCACGGCACCGCGACCGAACAGGGCGACATCGCCGAAACCCAGGCCACCCACGGCCTGTTCGGCAGCCGCATGCCGATCAGCTCGCAAAAGAGCTATTTGGGCCACACCCTGGGCGCCTGCGGCGTGCTGGAGTCCTGGTTCAGCATCGAAATGCTCAATCGCGACTGGTATGCGCCCACGCTCAACCTGCGCAACGTCGACCCGCGCTGCGGCGAACTCGACTACCTGACCGAAGGCCGCGGCATGAGTAACGAATATGTCATGAACAACAACTTCGCCTTCGGCGGCATCAACACGTCGTTGATTTTCCGCCGCTGGCGCTGA
- the fabG gene encoding 3-oxoacyl-ACP reductase FabG yields MSAAPILVTGSSRGIGRAIALALADAGHDLVLHCRQQLDQAHAVQAEVQARGRQARVLQFDVADRQQCAAALQADIDAHGAYYGVVLNAGLTRDGAFPALTGDDWDQVLRTNLDGFYNVLSPLAMPMIRRRAAGRVVCMASVSGLVGNRGQVNYSASKAGLIGAAKALAVELAKRQITVNCVAPGLIDTDMIDEHVPVEEILKAVPAQRMGRPEEVAAAVVFLMSPGAAYITRQVIAVNGGLC; encoded by the coding sequence ATGAGCGCTGCCCCCATCCTCGTAACCGGCTCGAGCCGCGGCATCGGCCGCGCCATCGCGCTGGCCCTGGCCGACGCCGGCCACGACCTGGTGCTGCACTGCCGCCAGCAACTCGACCAGGCGCACGCCGTACAGGCCGAAGTCCAGGCGCGCGGACGCCAGGCGCGCGTGCTGCAATTCGACGTGGCCGACCGCCAGCAATGCGCTGCCGCGCTGCAGGCCGACATCGACGCGCACGGCGCCTATTACGGCGTGGTGCTGAACGCCGGCCTGACCCGCGACGGCGCGTTTCCCGCTCTGACCGGCGATGACTGGGACCAGGTGCTGCGCACCAACCTGGACGGCTTCTACAACGTGCTCAGCCCGCTCGCCATGCCCATGATCCGCCGCCGCGCAGCCGGCCGCGTGGTCTGCATGGCGTCCGTGTCCGGCCTGGTGGGCAACCGCGGCCAGGTCAACTACAGCGCGTCCAAGGCCGGCCTGATCGGCGCCGCCAAGGCCCTGGCGGTGGAACTGGCCAAGCGCCAGATCACCGTCAACTGCGTGGCGCCGGGGCTGATCGACACCGACATGATCGACGAGCACGTGCCGGTCGAGGAAATCCTGAAGGCCGTGCCGGCGCAACGCATGGGGCGCCCCGAGGAAGTGGCCGCCGCCGTCGTGTTCCTGATGTCTCCTGGCGCCGCCTACATCACGCGCCAGGTCATCGCCGTCAACGGAGGGCTGTGCTGA
- a CDS encoding hotdog family protein, whose amino-acid sequence MTSWPVSSLLPHAGDMILIDEVCSHDADSLTAHAVIKPGPYSLPDGSLPPWLGIELMAQAVGAWAGCQARQAGEPVKLGFLLGTRRYECHADALPAGARLTIHARRGLVDASGMSVFECELRDNARLLAEARLNVYQPKDPTAFIQEESPE is encoded by the coding sequence ATGACGTCCTGGCCCGTCTCCAGCCTGCTGCCGCACGCCGGCGACATGATCCTGATCGACGAGGTCTGCAGCCATGACGCCGACAGCCTCACCGCGCACGCCGTAATCAAACCCGGCCCCTACTCGCTGCCCGACGGCTCGCTGCCGCCATGGCTCGGCATAGAGCTGATGGCGCAAGCCGTGGGCGCCTGGGCCGGCTGCCAGGCGCGCCAGGCCGGAGAGCCCGTCAAACTGGGCTTTCTGCTCGGCACGCGGCGCTACGAATGCCATGCCGACGCGCTGCCCGCCGGCGCCCGCCTGACCATCCACGCGCGCCGCGGGCTGGTCGACGCCAGCGGCATGAGCGTCTTCGAATGCGAACTGCGCGACAACGCGCGCCTGCTGGCCGAGGCCAGGCTGAACGTCTATCAGCCCAAGGACCCCACCGCTTTTATCCAGGAAGAATCACCCGAATGA
- a CDS encoding beta-ketoacyl-ACP synthase, translating to MNSWLGTPGVVCALGAGIDAVARAAFAGDTSGMRPQSDWVHGRTLMLGGHAGALPPIPETLPAHHRSRNNQLLLAAALQIEPQLRGAVARHGAARVAVVLGTSTSGVNDNAPAFRQLAAQGAWPDSYDYRRQALSSPAAFFADWLGIAGPAYTLSTACTSSARALLSARRLLASGLCDAVVCGGADTLCRLTINGFATLEAIDDTLCLPFSANRRGINIGEAGVLFLMEREPADDCSVALLGGGASSDAWHMSAPEPSGAGARAAMQAALQSAGVDAGNIGWVNLHGTGTTHNDAMESQAMHAVFPQGVPCASTKALTGHALGAAGALEAALAWATLSAGNAGGLLMPHVWDGQADPALPALDFSTAQHRYAQGRPRLAMSNSFAFGGNNASLVLGAQP from the coding sequence ATGAACAGCTGGTTGGGTACGCCCGGCGTGGTGTGCGCGCTGGGCGCCGGCATCGACGCCGTGGCCCGCGCCGCATTCGCCGGCGACACTTCGGGCATGCGCCCGCAATCGGACTGGGTTCATGGCCGCACGCTGATGCTGGGCGGCCATGCGGGCGCGCTGCCGCCCATCCCCGAGACGCTGCCCGCCCATCATCGCAGCCGCAACAATCAATTGCTGCTGGCCGCCGCGCTCCAGATCGAACCGCAATTGCGCGGCGCCGTGGCCCGCCATGGCGCCGCCCGCGTCGCCGTGGTGCTGGGCACCAGCACCTCCGGCGTCAATGACAACGCGCCCGCCTTCCGCCAACTGGCGGCGCAGGGCGCGTGGCCGGACAGCTACGACTACCGCCGCCAGGCCCTGTCGTCGCCCGCCGCGTTCTTCGCGGATTGGCTGGGCATCGCCGGACCGGCCTACACGCTATCCACGGCCTGCACCTCCAGCGCCCGCGCCCTGCTGTCAGCGCGCCGGCTATTGGCCTCGGGCCTGTGCGACGCGGTGGTCTGCGGCGGCGCCGATACCTTGTGCCGCCTGACCATCAACGGCTTCGCCACGCTGGAAGCCATCGACGACACGCTGTGCCTGCCGTTCTCGGCCAACCGCCGCGGCATCAATATCGGCGAAGCCGGCGTCCTGTTCCTGATGGAGCGCGAACCCGCCGACGACTGCTCGGTGGCGCTGCTGGGCGGCGGCGCCAGCTCCGACGCCTGGCACATGTCCGCACCCGAGCCCAGCGGCGCCGGCGCGCGGGCAGCCATGCAGGCCGCCCTGCAATCCGCCGGCGTGGACGCGGGCAACATAGGCTGGGTCAATCTACACGGGACCGGCACCACGCACAACGACGCCATGGAAAGCCAGGCCATGCATGCCGTCTTTCCGCAGGGCGTGCCCTGCGCCTCGACCAAGGCGCTCACCGGCCACGCGCTGGGCGCGGCCGGCGCGCTGGAAGCGGCATTGGCCTGGGCCACCCTGTCCGCCGGCAATGCCGGCGGCCTGCTGATGCCCCACGTCTGGGACGGCCAGGCCGATCCGGCGCTGCCGGCGCTGGATTTCAGCACCGCGCAACACCGCTACGCGCAAGGCCGGCCGCGCCTGGCCATGAGCAATTCCTTCGCCTTCGGCGGCAACAACGCCAGCCTGGTCCTGGGAGCGCAGCCATGA
- a CDS encoding DUF3261 domain-containing protein gives MAAARSFLLSAARALAAAAALALLAGCAGAPPVPARDADFSLPRQLHVVQSAAGQPALDTLLVVQREGAALRWSLFDPMGVPQARQMLEHGQWRNDGFLRPNAQARDLFAALIFAWTPEAELDAAYGAGHWRASRQDGGAAQRELLEGGRSRWSVRWPQAAQAGTFTITTSDRVTWRISPLKEQP, from the coding sequence ATGGCCGCCGCCCGCAGCTTCCTCCTCTCCGCCGCGCGCGCCTTGGCCGCGGCCGCGGCGCTCGCCCTGCTGGCGGGCTGCGCGGGCGCGCCGCCCGTGCCGGCGCGCGACGCGGACTTTTCGCTACCGCGGCAGTTGCACGTGGTGCAGTCCGCCGCCGGCCAGCCCGCCCTGGACACGCTGCTGGTGGTGCAGCGCGAAGGCGCCGCCTTGCGCTGGTCGCTGTTCGACCCCATGGGCGTACCGCAGGCGCGGCAGATGCTGGAACACGGGCAATGGCGCAATGACGGCTTCCTGCGGCCCAACGCCCAGGCGCGCGATCTGTTCGCCGCCCTGATCTTCGCGTGGACGCCCGAAGCGGAGCTGGACGCGGCCTACGGCGCCGGCCACTGGCGCGCCAGCCGGCAGGACGGCGGCGCGGCCCAACGCGAGCTGCTGGAAGGCGGCCGCTCGCGCTGGAGCGTGCGCTGGCCGCAAGCCGCGCAAGCCGGCACATTCACCATCACCACCTCCGACAGGGTCACCTGGCGGATCTCGCCCTTGAAGGAGCAGCCATGA